In Streptomyces sp. NBC_01707, a genomic segment contains:
- a CDS encoding catalase: MTEETKNAPYTTNNAGIPVESDEHSLTVGSDGPILLQDHYLIEKMAQFNRERVPERVVHAKGSGAYGIFKVTNDVSQFTKADLFQPGKQTAMLARFSTVAGEQGSPDTWRDPRGFALKFYTEHGNYDMVGNNTPIFFVRDPMKFQDFIRSQKRRPDSAVRDHDMQWDFWTLSPESAHMVTWLMGDRGIPKTYRNMNGYSSHTYMWVNAGGERFWVKYRFKTDQGIDFYTQADADEMAGIDGDVHRRDLFESIKRGDHPSWTLYVQIMPFDDAPDYRFNPFDLTKVWPHGDYPEIEVGRMTLNENPEDFFVHIEQASFEPSNLVPGIGPSPDKMLLGRLFSYPDTHRYRIGPNYAQLPPNRPRFGRNSYAKDGPMRYEPTRTGAVYAPNSYGGPAADTERFGDPAGWATAGEMVHEAYKLHREDDDWGQAGTMVRKVLDDAARDRLVSNISGHLLDGVSRPVLERALQYWRNVDQDLGDRIAKEVNGG, from the coding sequence GTGACCGAGGAAACGAAGAACGCTCCTTACACCACGAACAATGCCGGGATCCCGGTGGAGAGCGACGAACATTCGCTCACCGTCGGATCCGACGGCCCGATCCTGCTCCAGGACCACTACCTCATCGAGAAGATGGCCCAGTTCAACCGTGAACGGGTCCCCGAGCGAGTGGTCCACGCCAAGGGCTCCGGCGCCTACGGCATTTTCAAGGTGACCAACGACGTCAGCCAGTTCACCAAGGCGGACCTCTTCCAACCGGGCAAGCAGACCGCCATGCTCGCCCGCTTCTCCACGGTCGCCGGCGAACAGGGCTCCCCCGACACCTGGCGCGACCCCCGCGGCTTCGCGCTGAAGTTCTACACCGAGCACGGCAACTACGACATGGTCGGCAACAACACGCCGATCTTCTTCGTACGGGACCCGATGAAGTTCCAGGACTTCATCCGCTCGCAGAAGCGCCGCCCGGACAGCGCGGTGCGCGACCACGACATGCAGTGGGACTTCTGGACCCTCTCTCCCGAGTCCGCCCACATGGTCACCTGGCTGATGGGCGACCGCGGCATCCCGAAGACGTACCGCAACATGAACGGCTACAGCTCGCACACCTATATGTGGGTGAACGCGGGCGGCGAGAGGTTCTGGGTCAAGTACCGCTTCAAGACCGACCAGGGCATCGACTTCTACACCCAGGCCGATGCCGACGAGATGGCCGGTATCGACGGCGACGTCCACCGCCGTGACCTGTTCGAGTCGATCAAGCGGGGCGACCACCCGAGCTGGACGCTGTACGTCCAGATCATGCCGTTCGACGACGCGCCGGACTACCGGTTCAATCCGTTCGACCTCACGAAGGTGTGGCCGCACGGCGACTACCCGGAGATCGAAGTCGGCCGGATGACGCTGAACGAGAATCCCGAGGACTTCTTCGTCCACATCGAGCAGGCGTCCTTCGAGCCGTCGAACCTGGTGCCCGGCATCGGTCCGTCGCCCGACAAGATGCTGCTCGGCAGGCTCTTCTCGTATCCGGACACCCACCGGTACCGGATCGGCCCGAACTACGCGCAGCTGCCGCCGAACCGTCCGCGCTTCGGCCGGAACTCGTACGCGAAGGACGGCCCGATGCGGTACGAGCCGACGCGCACGGGGGCGGTCTACGCGCCGAACTCGTACGGCGGACCGGCCGCGGACACCGAACGCTTCGGCGACCCGGCGGGCTGGGCCACCGCGGGTGAGATGGTCCACGAGGCGTACAAGCTGCACCGGGAGGACGACGACTGGGGCCAGGCGGGCACGATGGTCCGCAAGGTGCTCGACGACGCGGCACGCGATCGGCTCGTGTCGAACATTTCCGGACATCTCCTGGACGGCGTGAGCCGCCCCGTCCTGGAGCGGGCGTTGCAGTACTGGCGCAACGTCGACCAGGACCTCGGCGACCGGATCGCCAAGGAGGTCAACGGCGGCTGA
- a CDS encoding class II fumarate hydratase yields MDDAQTPAGPADTTEYRIEHDSMGEVKVPTHARWRAQTQRAVENFPISGQRLERAHIEALARIKAAAAKVNAELKVLAPDIADAIQDAAAEVADGRWDAHFPIDVFQTGSGTSSNMNTNEVLATLATERLGREVHPNDHVNASQSSNDVFPSSIHIAATAAVTGELIPALDHLAAALERKSAEFATVVKSGRTHLMDATPVTLGQEFGGYAAQIRYGIERLNASLPRLAELPLGGTAVGTGINTPPGFSAAVIAEVARVTGLPLTEARDHFEAQGARDGLVETSGQLRTIAVSLTKISNDLRWMASGPRTGLAEISLPDLQPGSSIMPGKVNPVIPEAVLMVTAQVMGNDTTVAVAGAAGNFELNVMLPVIAKNLLESVRLLANVSRLLADRTVDGITADVERAREYAESSPSVVTPLNKYIGYEEAAKVAKKSLAERRTIREVVLASGYVERGDLTVEQLDEALDVLRMTRP; encoded by the coding sequence ATGGACGACGCACAGACACCCGCCGGCCCGGCCGACACCACCGAGTACCGCATCGAGCACGACTCGATGGGTGAGGTGAAGGTCCCCACGCATGCCAGATGGCGGGCCCAGACGCAGCGCGCCGTGGAGAACTTCCCGATCTCCGGCCAGCGCCTGGAACGGGCTCACATCGAGGCCCTGGCCCGGATCAAGGCCGCCGCGGCCAAGGTCAACGCCGAGCTCAAGGTGCTCGCCCCGGACATCGCCGACGCGATCCAGGACGCGGCGGCCGAGGTCGCCGACGGCCGCTGGGACGCGCACTTCCCGATCGATGTCTTCCAGACCGGGTCCGGCACGTCCTCCAACATGAACACCAACGAGGTCCTGGCGACCCTCGCCACCGAACGGCTCGGCCGTGAGGTCCACCCCAACGACCACGTCAACGCCTCGCAGTCGTCCAACGACGTCTTCCCGTCGTCCATCCACATCGCCGCGACCGCGGCCGTCACCGGTGAACTGATCCCCGCCCTGGACCATCTGGCGGCCGCGCTGGAGCGCAAGTCCGCCGAGTTCGCAACAGTCGTGAAGTCGGGCCGTACACATCTGATGGACGCGACGCCGGTGACCCTGGGTCAGGAGTTCGGCGGTTACGCGGCGCAGATCCGGTACGGCATCGAGCGGCTGAACGCCTCGCTGCCGCGCCTCGCCGAACTGCCGCTCGGAGGCACGGCCGTCGGCACCGGCATCAACACCCCGCCCGGCTTCTCCGCCGCCGTGATCGCCGAGGTCGCCCGCGTCACCGGGCTTCCGCTCACCGAGGCCCGCGACCACTTCGAGGCGCAGGGCGCGCGGGACGGGCTCGTCGAGACATCGGGTCAGCTCCGCACGATCGCCGTCTCGCTCACCAAGATCTCCAACGACCTGCGCTGGATGGCCTCCGGCCCGCGCACCGGATTGGCCGAGATCAGCCTTCCGGACCTCCAGCCGGGCTCGTCGATCATGCCGGGGAAGGTGAATCCGGTCATTCCCGAGGCCGTCCTGATGGTCACCGCCCAGGTGATGGGGAACGACACGACGGTCGCCGTCGCGGGCGCGGCGGGCAACTTCGAACTGAACGTCATGCTGCCGGTCATCGCGAAGAACCTGCTGGAGTCGGTCCGGTTGCTGGCCAACGTCTCCCGGCTGCTGGCTGACCGTACCGTCGACGGGATCACGGCCGACGTGGAACGGGCCCGGGAGTATGCGGAGTCCTCACCGTCCGTCGTCACCCCGCTGAACAAGTACATCGGCTACGAGGAGGCGGCGAAGGTCGCCAAGAAGTCGCTCGCCGAACGGCGGACGATCCGCGAAGTGGTGCTGGCCTCGGGGTATGTGGAGCGCGGCGATCTCACGGTGGAACAGCTCGACGAAGCGCTCGACGTGTTGCGTATGACCCGCCCGTGA
- a CDS encoding DUF402 domain-containing protein, translating into MAGTGDNARAEVDRSDAGYWAPGDHILWRYRGNGPRSPGDAHSPVHICRPVTVVQDTDELLAVWMAPGTECIRPVLADGTSVHAEPLATRYTAPRTVARSTWFGRGVLKLARPGEPWSVWLFWDRGWSFRNWYVNLEEPRTRWAGGVDSEDHFLDIAVHPDRSWRWLDEDEFAQAQRVGLMDRDTARRVREAGRAAVDVINTWGAPFRDGWENWRPDPRWQVPALPDDWDRTPSHMPS; encoded by the coding sequence ATGGCAGGTACGGGAGACAACGCGCGCGCAGAAGTCGATCGCTCGGACGCCGGGTACTGGGCGCCGGGCGATCACATCCTGTGGCGCTACCGCGGCAACGGTCCGCGGTCGCCCGGCGACGCCCACAGCCCCGTCCACATCTGCCGGCCGGTCACCGTCGTCCAGGACACCGACGAACTGCTCGCCGTCTGGATGGCACCCGGCACCGAATGCATCAGACCGGTCCTCGCCGACGGCACCAGCGTGCACGCCGAGCCGCTCGCCACCCGGTACACCGCGCCCCGCACCGTCGCCCGCTCGACCTGGTTCGGCAGGGGCGTGCTGAAACTCGCCCGACCCGGCGAACCCTGGTCGGTCTGGCTGTTCTGGGACCGAGGCTGGAGCTTTCGCAACTGGTACGTGAACCTGGAGGAACCGCGCACCCGCTGGGCCGGCGGCGTCGACTCCGAGGATCACTTTCTCGACATCGCCGTGCACCCCGACCGAAGCTGGCGCTGGCTGGACGAGGACGAATTCGCCCAGGCGCAGCGGGTCGGTCTGATGGACCGGGACACCGCGCGGCGGGTACGGGAGGCGGGCCGCGCGGCCGTCGACGTGATCAACACCTGGGGCGCTCCGTTCCGGGACGGCTGGGAGAACTGGCGGCCCGATCCGCGGTGGCAGGTGCCCGCTCTGCCGGATGACTGGGACCGTACGCCCTCGCATATGCCGTCGTGA
- a CDS encoding transglycosylase domain-containing protein: protein MGRADARRAQQRGARRAAKSGGIRRLFTWRKMLGTFFGFCLLIMGAFVALYLYVDIPKANALAERQSNVYQYSDGTVLTRTGKGVNRQIVDLAEVPKEVQHTFVAAENKTFYKDKGVDLRGTARGIFNTLSGKGKQGGSTITQQYVKNYYLTQDPTVSRKLKELVISLKVDQKKDKNYILAGYINTAYYGRGASGIQAAAQAYYGVDAKDLNVSQGAYLAALLQAPSQYDWAVATPTGRRLVKERWAYTLDNMVEMHWLDQAQRDTLKFPVPDKPKPARGMEGQTGYLVEAANKELDKQGITGDMREAGGWTFTLNIDKKRQKQLEASVDRQLESKLDRKGNKVDATVQAGATSVDPKTGAVVALYGGVDYVKHYISNATRRDYQPASTFKPLVLASALENESKTQGGDLIGVNTRYDGTSKRPVVGSDTPFAPENEDNQSYGDVTVQTAMNKSINSVFAQMVVDVGPPAVKKTALALGVPDQNFPERPAITLGTMNASTWDMAGAYATLDNHGRKVTPFIVKSAKHRDRTVDPVEGIGSQVISRKSADTVTSVLRGVVHSGSGQAANTSAYEAAGKTGTSENNKSALFAGYTPELTTVVALFGESPKEGGGQVSLTGTANSGRANGGGFPAQIWADYTLGALGGGSSAQFDLQDVERGEVTVPASPSTSPSTSESPDPSPSESSDRPSQSPIETPSDPASQSPIEPPSESPVLPSESPVLPGGGANSGRPGHNNPLNQ, encoded by the coding sequence ATGGGTCGAGCGGATGCGCGACGAGCCCAGCAGCGCGGAGCGCGGCGGGCCGCGAAGAGCGGCGGCATACGCAGACTCTTCACCTGGCGGAAGATGCTGGGCACGTTCTTCGGGTTCTGCCTGCTGATCATGGGCGCCTTCGTGGCGCTCTACCTGTACGTGGACATACCCAAGGCCAACGCCCTGGCCGAGCGGCAGAGCAACGTCTACCAGTACAGCGACGGCACAGTGCTGACCCGGACCGGTAAAGGGGTCAACCGCCAGATCGTGGACCTCGCCGAGGTCCCGAAGGAGGTGCAGCACACCTTCGTCGCCGCCGAGAACAAGACGTTCTACAAGGACAAGGGCGTCGACCTGAGGGGCACCGCGCGCGGCATCTTCAACACGCTCTCCGGCAAGGGCAAGCAGGGTGGCTCGACCATCACCCAGCAGTACGTGAAGAACTACTACCTGACGCAGGACCCGACGGTCAGCCGCAAGCTCAAAGAGCTGGTGATCTCGCTCAAGGTCGACCAGAAGAAGGACAAGAACTACATCCTCGCCGGGTACATCAACACCGCGTACTACGGCCGCGGCGCGAGCGGGATCCAGGCCGCGGCGCAGGCCTACTACGGGGTCGACGCCAAGGACCTCAACGTTTCCCAGGGTGCCTACCTGGCCGCGCTGCTCCAGGCCCCCAGCCAGTACGACTGGGCGGTCGCGACGCCCACCGGCCGGAGGCTCGTCAAGGAGCGCTGGGCCTACACGCTCGACAACATGGTCGAGATGCACTGGCTCGACCAGGCCCAGCGCGACACCCTGAAGTTCCCCGTCCCGGACAAGCCCAAGCCCGCACGCGGCATGGAGGGCCAGACCGGATACCTCGTCGAGGCCGCCAACAAGGAGCTGGACAAGCAGGGCATCACGGGGGACATGCGGGAGGCCGGCGGCTGGACCTTCACCCTGAACATCGACAAGAAGCGGCAGAAGCAGCTGGAGGCGTCGGTCGACCGCCAGCTGGAGTCCAAGCTGGACCGCAAGGGCAACAAGGTCGACGCGACCGTCCAGGCAGGTGCCACCTCTGTCGACCCGAAGACCGGCGCAGTCGTCGCGCTCTACGGCGGGGTGGACTACGTCAAGCACTACATCTCCAACGCCACGCGCCGGGACTACCAGCCCGCCTCCACCTTCAAGCCGCTGGTGCTCGCCTCCGCGCTGGAGAACGAGTCGAAAACCCAGGGCGGCGATCTGATCGGCGTCAACACCCGCTACGACGGCACCAGCAAGCGGCCGGTCGTGGGCAGCGACACCCCGTTCGCCCCCGAGAACGAGGACAACCAGAGCTACGGTGATGTCACCGTGCAGACCGCGATGAACAAGTCGATCAACTCGGTCTTCGCGCAGATGGTGGTCGACGTCGGCCCGCCCGCGGTGAAGAAGACGGCGCTGGCGCTCGGCGTGCCGGACCAGAACTTCCCCGAGCGCCCGGCCATCACACTGGGCACGATGAACGCCTCGACCTGGGACATGGCGGGCGCGTACGCCACGCTCGACAACCACGGCCGGAAGGTCACCCCGTTCATCGTGAAGTCCGCCAAGCACCGGGACCGCACCGTCGACCCGGTCGAGGGCATCGGGAGTCAGGTGATCAGCCGCAAGTCCGCCGACACCGTGACCTCCGTCCTGAGGGGCGTCGTGCACAGCGGCTCCGGCCAGGCGGCCAACACCTCGGCCTACGAGGCGGCGGGCAAGACGGGTACCTCGGAGAACAACAAGTCGGCCCTGTTCGCGGGCTACACCCCGGAGCTCACCACGGTCGTGGCGCTCTTCGGTGAATCCCCCAAGGAAGGCGGCGGTCAGGTCAGTCTGACCGGCACCGCGAACTCCGGCCGGGCCAACGGTGGCGGCTTCCCGGCGCAGATCTGGGCGGACTACACCCTCGGCGCGCTGGGCGGCGGCTCCAGCGCCCAGTTCGATCTCCAGGACGTGGAGCGCGGCGAGGTCACCGTGCCGGCCAGCCCGTCGACGAGTCCCTCGACGTCGGAGAGCCCCGACCCGTCGCCGTCCGAGTCGTCGGATCGGCCGTCGCAGAGCCCGATCGAGACGCCCAGCGACCCGGCCAGTCAGTCGCCCATCGAGCCGCCGAGCGAGTCCCCCGTCCTGCCGAGCGAGTCCCCCGTCCTGCCGGGCGGCGGAGCGAACTCCGGGCGGCCCGGACACAACAACCCGCTCAATCAGTGA
- a CDS encoding SPFH domain-containing protein, with translation MTDHAIAAQTDGAPEMPEPQVRETTAHSIPGGFGLLLTVLGVFLGVGLAIFGGALGAHGHNGAGIPLLVVGVLLAVASLFCMSGVKMVAPGEARVIQLFGRYVGTIRADGLRWINPLTSSRKISTRVRNHETAVLKVNDAYGNPIELAAIVVWKVEDTAQALFEVDDFRKFVATQTEAAVRHIAIEYPYDAHDEGGLSLRGNADEITEKLGAELTARVQAAGVRIIESRFSHLAYAPEIASAMLQRQQAGAVVAARQQIVEGAVGMVEMALTRIAEQDIVELDSERKAAMVSNLMVVLCGDRAAQPVLNTGTLYQ, from the coding sequence ATGACGGACCACGCCATAGCGGCGCAGACCGACGGCGCTCCGGAGATGCCCGAGCCACAGGTCCGGGAGACCACGGCCCACTCCATCCCCGGCGGCTTCGGCCTGCTCCTGACCGTTCTCGGCGTATTCCTCGGCGTCGGCCTGGCGATCTTCGGTGGCGCCCTGGGCGCCCACGGCCACAACGGGGCGGGGATCCCGCTCCTCGTCGTCGGGGTGCTCCTCGCCGTCGCCTCGCTCTTCTGCATGAGCGGCGTCAAGATGGTGGCGCCCGGTGAGGCCCGCGTCATCCAGCTCTTCGGCCGGTACGTCGGAACGATCCGCGCCGACGGACTGCGCTGGATCAACCCGCTGACCAGCAGCCGCAAGATCTCCACCCGGGTCCGCAACCACGAGACCGCGGTCCTCAAGGTCAACGACGCCTACGGCAACCCGATCGAGCTCGCCGCGATCGTCGTCTGGAAGGTCGAGGACACCGCGCAGGCACTCTTCGAGGTCGACGACTTCCGGAAGTTCGTCGCCACGCAGACCGAGGCGGCCGTCCGCCACATCGCGATCGAGTACCCGTACGACGCCCACGACGAGGGCGGCCTGTCACTGCGCGGCAACGCGGACGAGATCACCGAGAAGCTGGGCGCCGAACTCACCGCCCGGGTGCAGGCCGCCGGCGTACGCATCATCGAGTCCCGCTTCAGCCACCTCGCCTACGCCCCCGAGATCGCCTCCGCGATGCTCCAGCGCCAGCAGGCGGGGGCGGTGGTCGCGGCCCGTCAGCAGATCGTCGAGGGCGCGGTCGGCATGGTCGAGATGGCGCTGACCCGGATCGCGGAACAGGACATCGTCGAGCTCGACTCGGAACGCAAGGCGGCAATGGTCAGCAACCTGATGGTGGTGCTGTGCGGTGACCGCGCGGCGCAACCCGTCCTGAACACGGGCACGCTCTACCAGTGA
- a CDS encoding ATP-binding SpoIIE family protein phosphatase: MTEHPTSHEGRQPLAARSQERARPRQQDAAPAAAPATAAIPGPAAASGPKPATPAGTGSNPTAIPGPATAPAPAVTPSTAAAGPDPQTVARREGDRLRFVGAATRRIARGIDLDEIVLGLCRASVPTFSDAILVYLRDPLPVGDERPATPFILRLRRSDRLRLNDEETETSPETERLRPPTIDPHADLTPAAELCEVQAGGALAEVLRGVRPVFGDSAAARVALPELLGAGRTVPSGHRVILAPLRGRRRVIGAAVFLRGTERPPFEANDLLVAAQLATHTALGIDKAVLYGREAYIADELQRTMLPDSLPQPTGVRLASRYLPAAETARVGGDWYDAIPLPGSRVALVVGDVMGHSMTSAAIMGQLRTTAQTLAGLDLPPQEVLHHLDEQAQRLGSDRMATCLYAVYDPVAHRITIANAGHPPPVLLHLGGRAEVLRVPPGAPIGVGGVDFEAVELDAPSGATLLLYTDGLVESRLRDVWTGIEQLRERLAATAQLTGPDHSPPLEALCDDVLDMLGPGDRDDDIALLAARFDGIAPSDVAYWFLEPEDSAPGRARRLARRALSRWGLDELSDSVELLVSEVVTNAVRYAERPVTLRLLRTDILRCEVGDDAPQLPRQRRARDMDEGGRGLFLVNRLARRWGATRLSTGKVVWFEMPTRGQQ, from the coding sequence GTGACGGAGCATCCCACCTCCCACGAAGGCCGGCAGCCTCTCGCCGCCCGGTCGCAGGAACGCGCCCGGCCGCGGCAGCAGGACGCCGCGCCGGCAGCCGCCCCTGCCACCGCAGCGATTCCCGGCCCCGCAGCGGCGTCGGGCCCGAAGCCGGCCACGCCCGCCGGCACCGGCTCGAATCCCACGGCGATTCCCGGCCCCGCGACGGCACCGGCCCCCGCCGTCACGCCGAGCACAGCGGCGGCGGGACCGGACCCGCAGACGGTGGCCCGCCGCGAAGGTGACCGGCTGCGCTTCGTGGGCGCCGCGACCCGCCGGATCGCCCGCGGCATAGACCTGGACGAGATCGTCCTCGGCCTGTGCCGGGCCAGCGTGCCGACGTTCTCCGACGCCATACTCGTCTACCTCCGCGATCCGCTCCCCGTCGGCGACGAGCGCCCGGCCACTCCGTTCATCCTGCGGCTGCGCCGGTCCGACCGGCTGCGTTTAAACGATGAGGAGACCGAGACCTCCCCGGAGACCGAGCGACTGCGCCCGCCCACCATCGACCCGCACGCCGACCTGACGCCCGCGGCCGAACTCTGCGAGGTGCAGGCGGGCGGTGCGCTCGCCGAGGTGCTGCGCGGCGTACGGCCCGTCTTCGGGGACTCCGCGGCGGCCCGCGTCGCCCTGCCCGAACTGCTCGGCGCCGGGCGCACCGTCCCCTCCGGCCACCGGGTGATCCTCGCCCCGCTGCGCGGCCGCCGGCGGGTGATCGGTGCTGCCGTCTTCCTGCGCGGTACCGAGCGGCCGCCGTTCGAGGCCAATGACCTGCTGGTCGCCGCCCAGCTGGCCACGCACACCGCGCTCGGCATCGACAAGGCCGTGCTGTACGGGCGCGAGGCCTACATCGCCGATGAGCTGCAGCGCACCATGCTGCCCGACTCGCTGCCGCAGCCCACCGGCGTCCGGCTCGCCTCCCGCTACCTCCCGGCCGCCGAGACGGCCCGGGTCGGCGGCGACTGGTACGACGCCATCCCGCTGCCCGGCAGCAGGGTCGCCCTGGTCGTCGGCGACGTCATGGGCCACTCCATGACCTCCGCGGCCATCATGGGCCAGCTGCGCACCACCGCACAGACCCTCGCCGGGCTCGACCTGCCGCCGCAGGAGGTGCTGCACCACCTGGACGAGCAGGCGCAGCGGCTCGGCAGCGACCGGATGGCCACCTGCCTGTACGCGGTGTACGACCCGGTCGCGCACCGGATCACCATCGCCAACGCCGGACACCCGCCGCCCGTGCTTCTCCATCTGGGCGGCCGCGCCGAGGTGCTGCGGGTACCGCCCGGCGCCCCGATCGGCGTCGGCGGGGTGGACTTCGAGGCCGTCGAGCTGGACGCGCCCTCGGGCGCCACGCTGCTGCTGTACACCGACGGTCTGGTGGAGTCCCGGCTGCGGGACGTCTGGACCGGTATCGAGCAGCTGCGCGAGCGGCTCGCCGCCACCGCCCAGCTCACCGGACCGGATCACTCGCCGCCGCTGGAGGCGCTCTGCGACGACGTGCTCGACATGCTCGGCCCGGGCGACCGCGACGACGACATCGCGCTGCTCGCCGCCCGGTTCGACGGGATCGCGCCGAGCGATGTCGCGTACTGGTTCCTGGAGCCCGAGGACTCCGCCCCCGGACGGGCCCGGCGGCTGGCCCGCAGGGCGCTCAGCAGATGGGGCCTCGACGAGCTCTCGGACTCGGTGGAACTGCTGGTCAGCGAGGTGGTGACCAATGCGGTGCGGTACGCGGAGCGACCGGTCACGCTGCGGTTGCTGCGGACCGACATCCTGCGCTGCGAGGTCGGCGACGACGCCCCGCAGCTGCCCCGGCAGCGCCGGGCCCGCGACATGGACGAAGGCGGCCGCGGGCTCTTCCTGGTGAACCGGCTGGCCCGGCGGTGGGGTGCGACCCGGCTGTCCACCGGCAAGGTCGTCTGGTTCGAGATGCCGACTCGCGGCCAGCAATAA
- a CDS encoding ricin-type beta-trefoil lectin domain protein: MRRTRHRLRRTVAAAAVLAAAMGGTTAAAGPAGAAHRSGTTPTASTPLPPELEAVRAAEATRLYGDPAERPLADRRTGLISLGDSEISGEGVGTYEAGTNGPDNWCHRSPDSAIHRTGIPADVTYNVSCSGAYTGNIVIGGTRQYADELVQSDNLAIKARNTRIKMIVLVAGANDDLQFGPVMTDCVERWVLLKGACRPTYEGGWQARVDGLVPKVEKTVRDLQTVMSDAGYASGDYKLVVMGYPSPIGPDFNDNPNFPGKIPGGCAGYDSDAAWGRNVAVPAFERGMRKAAADTGAVYLDNSRLFHGHEVCMEDTWARGLYIDLSHFPPDSNSVRQSFHPNARGHAAFASCLTQIYNSGLREASCADPASTGKPVLEPAAWDSVFKPLRNAATGTCVDVPASVTRNNTKIAGWDCHGGRNQGWWYDAGTKTVRTELSHDRCLDVPGADYRAGVTLILWNCSGAANQQFVQESGTLRPAASTGLCLTLAAAKDPLKLQACDGTAKQRFA; encoded by the coding sequence ATGAGGCGCACCAGACACAGACTCCGCCGTACGGTCGCGGCTGCCGCGGTCTTGGCGGCGGCGATGGGCGGCACGACCGCGGCAGCCGGACCGGCCGGCGCGGCACACCGGTCCGGTACCACCCCTACCGCATCCACCCCCCTCCCGCCCGAACTGGAGGCCGTCCGCGCCGCCGAAGCCACCCGGCTGTACGGCGACCCGGCGGAGCGCCCGCTCGCCGACCGCAGGACCGGGCTGATCTCGCTCGGCGACAGCGAGATCTCCGGCGAGGGCGTCGGAACGTACGAAGCGGGCACCAACGGTCCCGACAACTGGTGCCACCGCTCGCCCGACTCCGCCATCCACCGCACCGGGATCCCCGCCGACGTCACGTACAACGTCTCCTGCTCGGGCGCGTACACCGGAAACATCGTGATCGGCGGGACCAGGCAGTACGCCGACGAACTCGTGCAGAGCGACAACCTCGCCATCAAGGCCCGCAACACCCGCATCAAGATGATCGTGCTCGTGGCCGGCGCCAACGACGACCTCCAGTTCGGCCCGGTGATGACGGACTGCGTGGAGCGCTGGGTGCTCCTCAAGGGCGCCTGCCGGCCGACGTACGAGGGCGGCTGGCAGGCTCGGGTCGACGGGCTCGTCCCCAAGGTCGAGAAGACGGTTCGCGACCTGCAGACCGTCATGTCCGACGCCGGATACGCCAGTGGCGACTACAAGCTCGTGGTCATGGGCTACCCCAGCCCGATCGGCCCCGACTTCAACGACAACCCGAACTTCCCCGGCAAGATTCCGGGTGGCTGCGCCGGTTACGACTCCGACGCCGCCTGGGGCCGGAACGTCGCCGTCCCCGCCTTCGAACGCGGAATGCGCAAGGCCGCAGCCGACACCGGGGCCGTCTACCTCGACAACTCCCGGCTCTTCCACGGCCACGAGGTCTGCATGGAGGACACCTGGGCCCGCGGCCTCTACATCGACCTGTCGCACTTCCCGCCGGACTCCAACTCCGTCCGGCAGTCCTTCCACCCCAACGCGCGCGGACACGCCGCCTTCGCCTCCTGCCTGACCCAGATCTACAACTCCGGTCTGCGCGAGGCGAGCTGCGCAGACCCGGCGAGCACCGGCAAGCCGGTCCTGGAGCCTGCCGCCTGGGACTCGGTCTTCAAGCCCCTGAGGAACGCGGCCACCGGCACGTGTGTCGACGTCCCCGCGTCGGTGACCCGGAACAACACGAAGATCGCGGGCTGGGACTGCCACGGCGGTCGCAACCAGGGCTGGTGGTACGACGCAGGCACGAAGACCGTCCGTACGGAACTGAGCCACGACCGGTGCCTCGACGTGCCGGGCGCCGACTACCGGGCGGGTGTCACGCTCATCCTGTGGAACTGCTCGGGCGCGGCGAACCAGCAGTTCGTCCAGGAGTCGGGCACGCTGCGCCCGGCGGCTTCGACCGGGCTGTGCCTGACG